The proteins below are encoded in one region of Acidobacteriota bacterium:
- the hemA gene encoding glutamyl-tRNA reductase, translated as MPISEPPTEPGRSGNSPALILVGTDFRRADLDLRDRVAFSPEEIPDALVHLLARAEIAEACLLSTCNRTEIYVHPRDEEAAYQAVVELIFKRRAPEIHRQGRLYVHWHEEAAVHLLSVASGLESMILGEPEILGQVKQAAAAAEAVGASSTVLRQLLRSAVVAGRRARQETSVAAGAVSFGYGVVELARSIFSNLESTRVLVLGAGEMALQVARNLRERGAGRLTVTNRSRGRAENLREQLGNIAVVPFEERGDALSAADLVVVSTGADEPVVTHPMMRQAMARRPGRPLLMVDLGVPRNVEPEVRKLENLFLHDIDSMKALVERNLERRREEIPRVERIIEEELQHFRQWHRSLEAEPLVAELQRKAELLRIQEVESARQHFPAETHAQLDRLTRSLVRKLLHHPSTRLRRDEQAPGHLELVRELFQLGEDDDD; from the coding sequence ATGCCCATCTCCGAGCCACCCACCGAACCAGGCCGCTCCGGCAACTCGCCGGCGCTGATCCTGGTGGGCACCGACTTCCGCCGCGCCGATCTGGACCTCCGGGACCGCGTCGCCTTCAGCCCGGAGGAGATCCCGGACGCCCTGGTGCACCTGCTGGCGCGGGCGGAGATCGCCGAGGCCTGCCTGCTCTCCACCTGCAACCGCACCGAGATCTACGTTCACCCTCGGGACGAGGAGGCGGCCTACCAGGCAGTGGTGGAGCTGATTTTCAAACGCCGGGCTCCGGAGATCCACCGCCAGGGCCGGCTCTACGTCCACTGGCACGAAGAGGCCGCAGTGCACCTGCTGTCGGTGGCGTCGGGGCTCGAATCGATGATCCTGGGCGAGCCCGAGATCCTCGGCCAGGTCAAACAGGCCGCCGCCGCCGCCGAAGCGGTGGGCGCCAGCAGCACCGTACTACGCCAGCTGCTGCGGAGCGCCGTCGTCGCCGGCCGCCGGGCACGCCAGGAGACCAGCGTCGCCGCCGGCGCCGTGTCCTTCGGCTATGGCGTCGTGGAGCTCGCCCGCAGCATCTTCTCCAATCTGGAGAGCACCCGCGTACTGGTCCTCGGCGCCGGCGAGATGGCCCTGCAGGTGGCCCGCAACTTGCGCGAGCGGGGCGCTGGCCGGCTGACCGTCACCAACCGCAGCCGCGGCCGGGCGGAGAACCTCCGGGAGCAGCTGGGCAATATCGCCGTAGTGCCCTTCGAGGAGCGCGGCGACGCCCTTTCGGCGGCGGATCTGGTGGTAGTCTCCACCGGCGCCGACGAGCCGGTGGTCACCCATCCCATGATGCGCCAGGCCATGGCCCGGCGCCCCGGGCGGCCGCTGTTGATGGTGGACCTGGGAGTGCCGCGCAACGTCGAGCCCGAGGTGCGCAAGCTGGAGAATCTCTTCCTCCACGACATCGATTCCATGAAGGCCCTGGTGGAACGCAATCTAGAACGACGGCGGGAAGAAATCCCACGGGTCGAGCGCATCATCGAAGAGGAGCTCCAGCACTTTCGCCAGTGGCACCGCTCGCTGGAGGCCGAACCCCTGGTAGCGGAGCTCCAGCGCAAGGCGGAGCTGCTGCGTATCCAGGAAGTGGAATCCGCTCGCCAACACTTCCCCGCCGAAACCCACGCCCAGCTGGACCGCTTGACCCGTTCGCTGGTGCGCAAGCTCCTGCATCACCCCAGCACCCGACTGCGCCGCGACGAGCAGGCACCGGGCCACCTGGAGCTGGTGCGCGAGCTCTTCCAGCTCGGAGAAGACGACGATGACTGA
- a CDS encoding adenylosuccinate synthase, which yields MANVVIVGMQWGDEGKGKVVDLICPAFDAVVRYQGGHNAGHTVRFGEKHFSLHLIPSGILRPGMDCALGNGMVIQPDALFDEIERLEEAGVELQGRLFISNRAHLVLPQAAELDQAREQARGDTRIGTTSRGIGPSYEQKASRFGLRLVDLFAENLEARLRSLLRKTSAELESLGAEPSRHDLESTLGRCRRWRDRLEPFLCDVELKLHRWLGEGKSLLLEGAQGTLLDVDHGTFPYVTSSNSTAGGACTGSGLPPTAVNGALGVLKAYTTRVGEGPFTTEVEGSVGEYLRRRGNEFGTTTGRPRRCGWLDLVAARYANRLNGIGAVALTKLDVLDELEEIPVCVGYRQGETLHREYSAEFEAGQGFTPEYKVMPGWQASTVGITDFAQLPPAAQDYIRLLEDELGVPMALISSGPRREETIVRNLPVMQSFAGDRLAAVRAQLD from the coding sequence ATGGCCAACGTCGTCATCGTCGGAATGCAGTGGGGAGACGAGGGGAAGGGCAAGGTGGTAGATCTCATCTGCCCTGCCTTCGATGCGGTGGTGCGCTATCAGGGCGGCCACAATGCGGGGCATACGGTGCGTTTTGGCGAGAAGCACTTCTCCCTCCATCTCATCCCCTCGGGGATTCTGCGGCCGGGCATGGATTGCGCTTTGGGCAACGGCATGGTGATTCAGCCGGATGCCCTCTTCGATGAGATCGAGCGCCTCGAGGAGGCCGGCGTGGAGCTGCAGGGCCGGCTCTTCATTTCCAACCGTGCCCACCTGGTGCTGCCCCAGGCGGCGGAGCTGGACCAGGCTCGGGAGCAGGCGCGGGGCGACACCCGGATCGGCACCACCAGTCGCGGTATCGGCCCCAGCTACGAGCAAAAGGCCTCCCGATTCGGCCTGCGGTTGGTGGATCTCTTCGCTGAGAACCTGGAGGCGCGGCTGCGGTCGCTGTTGCGCAAGACCAGTGCGGAGCTGGAGAGCCTCGGGGCGGAGCCGTCCCGGCACGATTTGGAATCGACCCTGGGCCGCTGCCGCCGCTGGCGGGATCGGTTGGAGCCCTTCCTATGCGATGTCGAGCTGAAGCTCCATCGCTGGTTGGGAGAGGGTAAGAGCCTGCTGCTGGAGGGAGCCCAGGGTACCCTGCTGGACGTCGACCACGGCACCTTCCCCTACGTCACCAGCTCCAATTCCACCGCCGGCGGCGCGTGCACCGGCAGCGGTCTGCCGCCCACGGCGGTGAACGGTGCTCTGGGAGTGCTCAAGGCTTATACCACCCGCGTCGGCGAAGGCCCCTTCACCACCGAGGTGGAGGGCTCGGTGGGGGAGTATTTGCGGCGCCGGGGCAACGAATTCGGCACCACCACCGGCAGACCGCGACGCTGCGGCTGGCTCGACCTGGTGGCCGCGCGCTACGCCAATCGCCTCAACGGCATCGGCGCCGTGGCCCTGACCAAGCTCGACGTCCTCGACGAGCTGGAGGAGATCCCCGTGTGCGTCGGCTACCGTCAAGGGGAGACGCTGCATCGGGAGTATTCCGCCGAGTTCGAAGCGGGCCAGGGTTTTACGCCGGAGTACAAGGTCATGCCCGGGTGGCAGGCCAGCACCGTCGGCATCACCGACTTCGCGCAGCTGCCCCCGGCAGCCCAGGACTACATTCGCCTGCTGGAAGACGAGCTGGGAGTGCCCATGGCGCTGATCTCCAGCGGTCCCCGGCGAGAGGAAACCATCGTGCGCAATCTGCCGGTGATGCAGAGCTTCGCGGGGGACCGGCTGGCAGCGGTGCGGGCGCAGCTGGACTGA
- the hemC gene encoding hydroxymethylbilane synthase, whose product MTETAPAIRTRTLRLGTRGSDLALAQSGLVARELEALHPGLKVELVPKTTRGDIYRGDLAEVGGKGLFTEELEKELLDGTLDFAVHSLKDLPVTLGPGLTVAAFPRRADPRDVLVGAKTVHDLPQGGSVLTGSQRRRSQLLLARPDLDVRPIRGNVGTRLGKWRAGDGDAVILAAAGIDRLGIENLDLEPSEAHRMDPALMIPAPGQGTLALEVRTGSEADALCRGLNDPATERDSVMERKIVAAFGGDCTLPLAAWAREENGELRLSAVLAMPDGSRAARGEARGDDPDAVTQACLDALHADGAAVVLQAMGRSSS is encoded by the coding sequence ATGACTGAAACCGCCCCCGCCATCCGAACCCGTACCCTGCGCCTGGGAACCCGCGGCAGCGATCTGGCCCTGGCCCAATCCGGCCTGGTGGCCCGGGAGCTGGAAGCGCTCCACCCCGGGCTGAAAGTAGAGCTGGTCCCCAAGACCACCCGCGGCGACATCTACCGCGGCGATCTGGCGGAGGTGGGGGGCAAAGGGCTGTTCACCGAGGAGCTGGAGAAGGAGCTCCTGGACGGCACCCTGGACTTCGCCGTCCACAGCCTCAAGGATCTGCCGGTGACCTTGGGCCCCGGCCTGACGGTGGCGGCCTTTCCCCGCCGCGCCGATCCTCGGGACGTGCTGGTGGGGGCGAAGACGGTCCACGACCTGCCCCAGGGGGGCAGCGTCCTCACCGGCTCTCAACGCCGCCGCTCCCAGCTGCTGCTGGCCCGCCCGGATCTCGACGTGCGCCCCATCCGCGGCAATGTCGGCACCCGCCTGGGCAAATGGCGCGCCGGCGACGGCGACGCCGTGATCCTCGCCGCCGCCGGCATCGACCGCCTGGGGATCGAGAACCTGGACCTCGAGCCGTCGGAGGCCCACCGCATGGATCCAGCGCTGATGATTCCCGCGCCGGGTCAGGGAACCCTGGCGCTGGAAGTGCGCACCGGCAGCGAGGCGGACGCCCTCTGCCGCGGCCTCAACGACCCCGCCACCGAGCGCGACTCGGTGATGGAGCGCAAGATCGTCGCGGCCTTCGGTGGCGACTGCACCCTGCCCCTGGCGGCCTGGGCCCGGGAGGAGAACGGCGAGCTGCGCCTCAGCGCCGTCCTGGCGATGCCCGACGGCTCCCGAGCCGCCCGCGGCGAAGCCCGGGGGGACGACCCCGACGCCGTCACCCAGGCCTGCCTCGACGCCCTCCACGCCGACGGCGCCGCCGTGGTGCTCCAGGCCATGGGCCGATCCTCTTCCTGA
- a CDS encoding ATP-binding protein has translation MSSQREQELLDLQTALARTASNWQRTMDALGFPILVLDERRHLLDANAAAFQLLDQRPEELLGRRLETLGEDRTWNALVDLVDNLPRREGGSISGQVRSDDKARTWELTARFVSPSETDEAGILVTARDVSRLVKLQEAMSRRETVETLGSLVAGVAHEVRNPVFAISARCDSILHSLKEEGAVDPQTLREDIEALMRSADRLGRLMRALLEFGRPLTSSLSRLAPHQLLSEAVEDCTELAEARSVALEVQAEPLDEWVLGDQGRLVAALRNLVLNALQHSDAGATVSARLMVDQEPEEEGRIRCCHFVVEDEGPGFALHDLDQVTTPFFSRRKGGIGLGLAIAQRVAQQFEGSLALENRSSGGARAVITLPLGWVQHGIVGSGLDDASSLR, from the coding sequence ATGAGCTCACAACGGGAGCAAGAGCTACTGGACCTACAGACAGCCCTGGCGCGCACTGCCAGCAACTGGCAGCGCACCATGGATGCCCTGGGTTTTCCGATCCTCGTCCTCGACGAGCGGCGGCATCTTCTGGATGCCAACGCCGCCGCCTTCCAACTGCTAGACCAGCGCCCGGAAGAGCTCCTCGGTCGTCGCCTCGAAACGCTCGGCGAAGACCGCACCTGGAACGCTCTGGTGGATTTGGTGGACAACCTGCCGCGGCGGGAGGGGGGCAGCATCTCGGGGCAGGTGCGCTCCGACGACAAGGCCCGTACTTGGGAGTTGACGGCTCGCTTCGTGTCGCCATCGGAGACCGACGAGGCGGGGATCTTGGTCACCGCCCGGGACGTCAGCCGGTTGGTGAAGCTTCAGGAGGCCATGAGCCGGCGCGAGACCGTGGAGACTCTCGGCTCGCTGGTGGCGGGAGTGGCCCACGAGGTGCGCAATCCGGTCTTCGCCATCAGTGCCCGCTGCGATTCGATCCTTCACAGCCTGAAAGAAGAAGGGGCGGTGGACCCGCAGACGTTGCGGGAGGATATCGAGGCGTTGATGCGCAGCGCCGACCGCCTGGGTCGGCTGATGCGGGCGCTGTTGGAATTCGGCCGCCCGCTGACCTCCAGTTTGAGCCGCCTGGCGCCGCATCAGCTGTTGTCGGAGGCGGTGGAGGATTGCACCGAGCTCGCCGAGGCCCGAAGCGTTGCCCTCGAGGTGCAGGCGGAGCCCTTGGACGAGTGGGTGCTGGGGGACCAAGGCAGGCTGGTGGCGGCCTTGCGCAATCTGGTGCTCAACGCTCTCCAGCATTCGGATGCAGGGGCCACCGTCAGCGCTCGCCTGATGGTGGATCAGGAGCCGGAAGAGGAGGGGCGGATCCGTTGCTGTCACTTCGTGGTGGAAGATGAAGGCCCCGGCTTCGCGCTGCACGATCTGGATCAGGTGACCACGCCGTTCTTTTCCCGCCGCAAGGGTGGCATCGGCCTGGGGCTGGCCATCGCGCAGCGCGTGGCGCAGCAATTCGAGGGCTCTCTAGCGCTCGAAAACCGCAGCTCCGGCGGGGCACGGGCGGTGATCACCCTGCCGTTGGGTTGGGTGCAGCACGGCATCGTTGGCTCCGGCCTCGACGACGCCTCCAGCCTGCGCTGA
- a CDS encoding alpha/beta hydrolase has protein sequence MRRLWTSRIVLTVVVLCLFSGSPLAAQLQPGAAAVEEGENWELGISEGSLFGTLLVPEGLPPYPVALIIAGSGPTDRNGNNPLAGENNSLRYLAEGLAAAGIASLRYDKRMIGDSAGLDLKESDVVFDDFVSDASQWVERLRGDSRFSSVTVIGHSEGSLVGMLAVRRASADAFVSIAGPGRPLGALLREQLEGKLPPKEAIRAEEILTSLERGESVAKVPNILSSLFRPSVQPFLISMLRYDPTKEIAKLEVPTLIVQGNTDIQVPVQDALALKQAAPEAEFRLVDGMNHVLKSVPSELAAQQASYGDPKLPLAEELLGPITELIGSLSTLPEP, from the coding sequence GTGCGACGCCTCTGGACATCTCGCATCGTCCTCACCGTTGTTGTCCTCTGCTTGTTCAGTGGGAGTCCGCTGGCGGCCCAGTTGCAGCCCGGTGCCGCCGCGGTCGAGGAGGGAGAGAATTGGGAGCTCGGGATTTCGGAAGGCTCGTTGTTCGGCACGCTGCTGGTGCCCGAGGGACTCCCGCCGTATCCGGTGGCCCTGATCATCGCTGGCTCCGGACCCACGGACCGCAACGGCAACAATCCTCTGGCTGGGGAGAACAACAGCCTGCGGTACCTCGCGGAAGGGCTCGCCGCCGCGGGCATTGCCAGCCTGCGCTACGACAAGCGCATGATCGGTGACAGCGCCGGGCTCGACCTGAAGGAGTCGGATGTGGTGTTCGACGACTTTGTTTCCGATGCGTCCCAATGGGTGGAACGTTTGCGTGGCGACTCACGTTTCTCTTCGGTGACGGTCATCGGTCACAGCGAAGGTTCCCTCGTCGGGATGCTCGCCGTCCGCCGAGCCTCGGCGGATGCCTTTGTTTCCATCGCTGGACCGGGGCGGCCGCTGGGAGCCCTTCTGCGGGAGCAGCTGGAGGGCAAGCTGCCGCCGAAAGAGGCGATCCGAGCCGAGGAGATTCTGACCTCCTTGGAGCGGGGAGAATCCGTGGCCAAGGTTCCAAACATTCTCTCCAGTCTCTTCCGGCCGAGCGTGCAGCCGTTTCTGATCTCCATGCTGCGCTACGACCCTACGAAGGAGATCGCCAAGCTCGAGGTACCGACGCTCATCGTGCAGGGGAATACCGATATTCAAGTACCTGTCCAGGATGCGCTGGCGTTGAAGCAGGCGGCGCCGGAGGCCGAGTTTCGTCTGGTGGATGGGATGAATCACGTGCTCAAGAGTGTTCCTTCCGAGCTGGCCGCGCAGCAGGCTTCCTACGGAGATCCGAAGCTGCCGCTGGCAGAAGAGCTGCTGGGGCCGATCACTGAGCTCATCGGCAGTTTGAGCACGCTGCCGGAGCCTTGA
- the ccsA gene encoding cytochrome c biogenesis protein CcsA: MLLPLAYLVLVLLYGAVFLARHRTAERLVQPLLLGTLALHVAYLVALGLRWHQFPAATVPQALSVVALAVALVYALEEHLSQERATGVWLMSLVLLFQLLSSTLVRPDVPSIRPFASPLFATHLALALVGYAACVVASGYAFLFLRLYRELKLARFRLFYGRLPPLEVLDRLMSWSLAVGFLALTGAAAVGMTYSYQTQGAFELGDPNVLFTLATWALYGLALLMRRLGRWQGRQTAIACLAGLAVIILSLIVVNFALPRFHGFT; this comes from the coding sequence GTGCTGCTTCCCCTTGCGTATTTGGTTCTCGTGCTGCTCTATGGTGCGGTTTTCCTCGCCCGCCATCGGACGGCGGAGCGACTGGTGCAGCCGTTGCTGCTGGGCACTCTGGCCCTCCATGTCGCCTATTTGGTGGCCCTGGGCCTGCGCTGGCACCAATTCCCCGCCGCCACCGTACCCCAAGCTCTGTCGGTGGTGGCCCTGGCGGTGGCGCTGGTCTATGCCCTCGAGGAGCACCTCAGCCAAGAGCGCGCCACCGGCGTCTGGCTGATGTCTTTGGTGCTGCTCTTCCAGCTCCTCTCCTCCACCCTGGTACGGCCGGATGTCCCGTCCATCCGCCCCTTCGCCAGCCCTCTCTTCGCCACCCATCTGGCTCTCGCCCTGGTGGGCTATGCCGCCTGCGTCGTGGCCAGCGGCTACGCCTTCCTCTTCCTGCGCCTATACCGCGAGCTCAAGCTCGCCCGCTTTCGCCTCTTCTACGGCCGGCTGCCCCCGCTGGAAGTGCTGGACCGGTTGATGAGTTGGTCTCTGGCGGTGGGCTTCCTGGCCCTCACCGGTGCCGCCGCCGTCGGTATGACCTACTCCTACCAGACCCAAGGAGCCTTCGAGCTCGGCGATCCCAACGTGCTCTTCACCCTCGCCACCTGGGCTCTCTACGGCCTGGCGCTGCTGATGCGCCGGCTGGGACGCTGGCAAGGGCGCCAGACCGCCATCGCCTGCCTCGCGGGCCTGGCGGTGATCATCCTCTCCCTCATCGTCGTCAACTTCGCGCTGCCGCGCTTCCACGGCTTCACCTGA